From one Tetragenococcus osmophilus genomic stretch:
- a CDS encoding transglutaminase-like domain-containing protein produces the protein MKPYELNDISYLSTPLPEDITRAKDNGNLNFAEQLIHEKLTFPKTSQTLKKRLEGELAVLSALKKDQFPFDKDTAQQKLENNFAEVKPREIEELVCTNNVEWIYKNGQIYFHRRFIENLVKTRRDYYNRYRYEEENNIDNERQTELDDNVKVMKRLGNRKAKITLKQSITPKIELNGQEGPFLAHLPLPRHNGQIDKSNILFTKGNVLDIAQTTACQRTIAFRSEDTEDLFFEVKHEYEIAATYHDLFKVMETQKDFAKQLSNKEKQEFQNELSGKSPHILFTDFLYKLLAEITSEEMNLVERAYQIYEFVTTKVNYSYMREYFTIPNISEYCAVNQKGDCGVQAILFITLCRMTGIPAKWESGLYISEYTQGPHDWAKFYLPTLGWVYADVSFGGSAYRGNNLGRWKYYFGNLDVFRLPANDDIQADFSIAKNQLRSDPIDNQRGEFESAQRGLHFNQLEWEVSLIRFEFLEE, from the coding sequence TTGAAGCCTTATGAATTAAATGATATCAGCTATCTTTCTACGCCTTTACCAGAAGACATAACACGAGCTAAAGATAATGGTAATCTTAATTTTGCCGAGCAACTGATTCATGAAAAATTGACTTTTCCTAAGACGAGTCAAACATTAAAAAAACGTTTGGAAGGAGAATTAGCCGTTTTATCCGCCCTAAAAAAAGACCAGTTTCCTTTTGATAAGGATACGGCCCAACAAAAATTAGAAAATAACTTCGCCGAGGTAAAACCAAGGGAAATAGAAGAGCTGGTTTGTACCAACAACGTTGAGTGGATCTATAAAAACGGTCAAATATACTTTCATCGTCGCTTCATTGAAAATTTAGTGAAGACTCGTCGCGATTACTATAACCGCTATCGTTACGAAGAAGAAAATAATATAGATAACGAACGGCAAACAGAACTAGATGATAACGTAAAAGTAATGAAACGCCTCGGTAACCGTAAGGCAAAAATTACCTTAAAACAATCAATTACACCGAAAATAGAGTTAAATGGCCAAGAAGGGCCGTTTCTTGCTCACTTACCATTGCCACGTCATAATGGTCAAATTGATAAGTCAAACATACTTTTTACTAAAGGTAACGTTTTAGATATTGCTCAAACAACAGCTTGTCAGCGTACTATTGCTTTTAGGAGCGAAGATACAGAGGACTTATTCTTTGAAGTAAAACATGAATATGAAATCGCAGCCACTTATCATGATCTTTTCAAGGTCATGGAGACACAAAAAGACTTTGCCAAACAACTCTCTAACAAAGAAAAGCAAGAATTTCAAAATGAGTTAAGCGGAAAAAGTCCACACATTTTATTTACAGACTTTTTGTATAAACTTTTAGCAGAAATTACTAGCGAGGAAATGAATTTAGTTGAAAGAGCTTATCAAATATATGAATTTGTTACCACAAAAGTAAATTACTCTTACATGAGAGAATACTTTACGATTCCAAATATTAGTGAATATTGTGCCGTTAATCAAAAAGGGGATTGCGGCGTACAAGCTATTTTATTTATTACACTTTGCCGTATGACTGGTATTCCTGCAAAATGGGAATCTGGTTTATACATATCCGAATACACCCAAGGGCCCCATGATTGGGCCAAATTTTATCTTCCGACCCTCGGGTGGGTTTACGCTGATGTTTCATTTGGCGGTAGTGCTTACCGAGGTAATAACCTTGGTCGTTGGAAATACTATTTTGGTAACCTTGATGTTTTTCGACTACCAGCAAATGATGATATCCAAGCTGATTTTTCCATAGCCAAAAATCAATTAAGGTCTGACCCAATTGATAATCAACGAGGGGAATTC
- a CDS encoding polyprenyl synthetase family protein, with amino-acid sequence MLSYWNDYPTIQNKLQIVCSLIEEQLQVRNKEIQDTLIEFANSGGKYLRPAYFFFFTELGEKSKQDQKQLTQVAASIEILHMATLIHDDIIDDSPLRRGNITVQSKYGKDIAVYAGDLLFTQFFDLLTQAMNGSRYLEINAASMKRLLLGELDQMHSRFNKRETIEDYLCSINGKTAELFWLACIQGAHFGKTSEEIESLAGEIGRDIGLAFQIYDDILDYTAEQHILQKPILEDLAQGVYTLPLILANQEHPEIFAPYLAKERSLSLEDAQKVAELVVSYGGVEKAKEFAHKYTKQALQNIAKLPECQAKNGINQLTKQLLQRTF; translated from the coding sequence ATGCTATCTTACTGGAATGATTATCCCACGATTCAAAATAAACTCCAAATCGTTTGCTCACTAATTGAAGAGCAACTACAAGTGCGCAATAAAGAGATTCAAGATACACTCATTGAGTTTGCCAACTCTGGGGGGAAATATTTACGACCTGCTTATTTTTTCTTTTTTACTGAATTAGGTGAAAAATCTAAACAAGATCAAAAACAATTGACTCAGGTCGCGGCTTCAATTGAAATTTTGCATATGGCCACTTTAATTCACGACGATATTATCGATGATTCTCCTTTACGCCGTGGAAATATCACAGTGCAATCCAAATACGGCAAAGATATCGCTGTATACGCGGGCGACTTATTGTTTACTCAGTTTTTTGATTTGCTTACTCAAGCCATGAACGGTTCACGCTATTTAGAAATTAACGCTGCTTCAATGAAACGTTTATTGCTAGGTGAATTAGATCAGATGCATAGCCGCTTTAACAAACGAGAAACCATTGAAGACTATTTATGTAGCATTAATGGAAAAACAGCTGAATTATTTTGGTTGGCTTGTATCCAAGGAGCCCATTTCGGCAAAACAAGTGAAGAAATTGAATCCTTAGCTGGAGAAATTGGGCGTGATATTGGCCTTGCTTTTCAGATTTATGATGATATTTTAGATTACACAGCTGAACAGCATATCTTACAAAAGCCTATTTTAGAAGACCTAGCTCAAGGCGTTTACACTTTACCACTAATTTTGGCAAATCAAGAGCACCCAGAAATATTTGCTCCTTATTTAGCTAAAGAAAGGTCTCTTTCTTTAGAAGATGCTCAGAAAGTTGCAGAGCTTGTAGTTAGCTATGGGGGCGTAGAAAAAGCAAAAGAATTTGCCCATAAATATACAAAACAAGCTTTACAAAATATTGCAAAATTACCAGAATGCCAGGCTAAAAATGGAATTAATCAATTAACAAAACAATTACTACAACGTACATTTTAA
- a CDS encoding prenyltransferase, translating into MSVPVFLELVEMKAKTASVLPFLIGLCYSWYHYGRIHVGYVAIYFVAMFIFNMAVDILDNYNDYHNAKEGHDYKEKTNIIGRENISLRLIFGLMVTMIVISAFIGIALAFIVGWPLLWMGLFCYLVGIFYSSGPRPLSSLPVGEFFSGITMGFMISLICVYINTFEAFQWNFSDIFGIVVIALPNTMWIANLMLANNTCDKEEDEKNERYTLVHYIGKTNALRLFVGMNGIALVAILASFLLGLAPWTVLLSFLALPFIYGQVKLFLQKQVKSQTFPCAVKILAVGSIVQVITYALGIGMI; encoded by the coding sequence ATGTCAGTACCTGTATTTTTAGAGCTGGTAGAAATGAAGGCAAAAACAGCCAGTGTTTTGCCCTTTTTGATTGGTCTTTGTTATAGTTGGTATCATTATGGCAGAATTCATGTTGGTTATGTAGCTATTTACTTTGTGGCGATGTTTATTTTTAATATGGCTGTAGATATTTTGGATAACTATAATGATTATCATAATGCTAAAGAAGGACACGACTATAAGGAAAAAACCAATATTATTGGTCGTGAAAATATTTCCTTACGTCTAATTTTTGGGCTAATGGTCACAATGATTGTTATCTCTGCTTTTATCGGTATTGCCTTAGCTTTTATCGTTGGATGGCCTCTTTTATGGATGGGGCTATTTTGTTATTTAGTAGGAATATTTTACTCCTCAGGACCGCGACCTTTATCAAGTTTACCTGTGGGTGAATTTTTTTCAGGAATCACTATGGGCTTTATGATTTCATTAATTTGTGTATATATCAATACATTTGAAGCGTTTCAGTGGAATTTTTCGGACATTTTCGGTATTGTAGTTATTGCGCTGCCAAATACAATGTGGATTGCTAACTTGATGTTAGCTAATAATACTTGTGATAAAGAAGAAGACGAAAAAAATGAGCGTTATACGTTAGTTCATTACATAGGAAAAACAAATGCGTTGCGCTTATTTGTGGGGATGAATGGTATTGCTCTAGTGGCAATTCTGGCTTCATTTCTTTTAGGCTTGGCCCCTTGGACAGTGTTATTATCTTTTTTGGCACTTCCATTTATTTATGGACAGGTGAAACTTTTTTTACAAAAACAAGTTAAAAGTCAAACATTCCCTTGCGCAGTTAAGATTCTAGCTGTAGGATCAATAGTACAAGTAATTACCTATGCTTTGGGGATAGGTATGATATAA
- a CDS encoding NAD(P)/FAD-dependent oxidoreductase — protein sequence MKEVAILGAGYAGLRTLRELQKQDNLHITLVDRNDYHYEATDLHEVAAGNQPKEKIIYPIDDVVDEKITTFIQDEVVTINSEQQTVELKENELLHYDYLVVALGFETETFGIPGAEENALEMVNVKTAEKVYEHIQAMMKKYKETKDKKYLRLVVCGAGFTGIELVGALHDGLDRYAKMADVDPSEIEIYCIEAMSSILPQFDDNLTQYCLDHLNEWDIHLLTSSPIKEIKPERVIYSNEETDKELEAATIIWTTGVSGSHVIGESGFNEKRGRVMVNDDLTSPNYNNIYIIGDVSAVMDKEGNRPYPTTGQISLQMGEHAAKNIAHQTKGEATETFTFNSLGSVASIGNTHAFGYVGSTGVKGYPASFMKKMIMNRSLLKTGGLKEVMAKGRFDLYH from the coding sequence ATGAAGGAAGTCGCGATTTTAGGAGCAGGTTATGCAGGTTTAAGAACTTTAAGGGAGTTACAAAAGCAAGATAATTTGCATATCACTTTAGTGGATCGCAATGACTATCACTATGAAGCAACAGATTTACATGAAGTTGCTGCAGGAAATCAACCTAAAGAAAAGATCATTTATCCGATTGACGATGTGGTAGATGAAAAAATTACGACATTTATTCAAGACGAGGTTGTAACTATCAATTCGGAGCAACAAACGGTTGAGTTGAAAGAAAATGAACTTTTGCACTATGATTATTTGGTCGTTGCTTTAGGATTTGAAACAGAAACGTTTGGCATCCCTGGTGCTGAAGAGAATGCTTTGGAAATGGTTAACGTAAAAACAGCGGAAAAAGTTTATGAACATATCCAAGCAATGATGAAAAAATATAAAGAAACAAAAGACAAAAAATATTTGCGCTTAGTTGTCTGTGGTGCTGGTTTTACTGGTATCGAATTGGTAGGAGCTTTGCATGATGGTCTTGATCGCTATGCAAAAATGGCGGACGTAGATCCGTCAGAAATCGAAATTTATTGTATTGAAGCAATGTCCAGCATTCTTCCGCAATTTGATGATAATTTGACACAATATTGTTTAGATCACTTAAATGAATGGGACATTCACTTACTAACGTCAAGCCCGATTAAAGAAATTAAGCCAGAGCGGGTGATTTACAGTAATGAAGAGACAGATAAAGAATTAGAAGCAGCAACCATTATTTGGACTACAGGAGTAAGCGGAAGCCATGTCATTGGCGAATCTGGTTTTAATGAAAAAAGAGGCCGCGTGATGGTTAATGATGATTTAACTTCTCCAAATTATAATAATATTTATATTATAGGCGATGTGTCTGCTGTGATGGATAAAGAAGGAAATCGCCCTTATCCAACGACTGGACAAATTTCTTTACAAATGGGAGAACATGCAGCTAAAAATATTGCACATCAAACAAAAGGGGAAGCTACTGAAACCTTTACGTTTAACTCTTTAGGATCAGTAGCTTCCATTGGAAATACTCACGCTTTTGGCTATGTTGGAAGTACAGGAGTTAAAGGATACCCAGCTTCGTTTATGAAAAAAATGATTATGAACCGTTCCTTGTTAAAAACAGGGGGACTAAAAGAAGTTATGGCTAAAGGTCGTTTTGACCTATACCATTAA
- a CDS encoding MerR family transcriptional regulator translates to MTSSLKDLLISDDLLVGISELSKMSGTSARQLRYWEKKGLITSVTKKEQSAPRSYRLLTVIKVELLQRFLTEGYTLKTSNEKAETFLKKVSRIRKVFAKTIRDVEVVNDRYTVFTIGSFEPKGEVMVIIYDDLEEKLSYQLFSKQTSIDYQQLISKIEH, encoded by the coding sequence ATGACATCTTCTCTAAAAGACTTACTGATCAGTGATGACTTATTAGTCGGTATTAGTGAACTAAGCAAAATGAGTGGCACCTCTGCTAGACAACTCCGCTATTGGGAAAAAAAGGGACTAATTACCTCAGTCACTAAAAAAGAGCAATCAGCCCCTCGCAGTTACCGTTTATTAACTGTTATTAAAGTGGAATTATTGCAACGATTTTTAACAGAAGGTTATACTTTAAAGACATCAAATGAAAAAGCGGAGACATTTCTCAAAAAAGTTTCTCGTATTAGAAAAGTTTTTGCTAAAACTATACGAGACGTCGAAGTTGTCAATGACCGCTACACCGTATTTACCATTGGTTCATTTGAACCTAAAGGTGAAGTTATGGTAATTATTTATGATGATTTAGAAGAAAAACTTTCTTATCAATTGTTCAGCAAGCAAACATCCATTGATTATCAACAACTTATTTCTAAAATAGAACATTAA
- a CDS encoding MDR family MFS transporter, producing the protein MGDNQPLDIYGKPYNRAMIVAILMVGSFCTVLNQTLLNTAFPTLMRTFNITASDVQWLTTGFLLVNGIMIPITAWMINKFSSKKLYLFAMSVFLIGTITCFMAPVFPVLLIGRLIQAAGVGISMPLLQNIMYTIYPPERRGAAMGMVGIVIALAPALGPTLSGWVIDHYSWRQLFGIVIPIVILVLILSFFLMRSVIPLSKPKIDFLSVILSTIGFGSLLYGFSSVGNNGWASFEVIGFIGLGAIVLVFFVWRQLHIENPLLELRVFKSSTFTLAAILAGVTNMAMIGVSMVVPMYIQNIRGESALQSGLMLLPGALVIGVMNPITGSIFDKHGAKRLAVIGMFILSCSTVPFAFLTESTPAAYIIILYVVRMFGISMVMMPVTTSGMNSLPAKLISHGTAVNNTFRQVASSIGTAILISVLTNVTNSNLPKESTLQKTPLAYAQEALDATLSGYQAAFGVAILFCVVGFGLTFFIKRTSKSKEAYV; encoded by the coding sequence ATGGGAGACAATCAACCGCTTGATATTTATGGAAAGCCATATAACCGTGCGATGATCGTAGCGATTTTAATGGTAGGCAGTTTTTGCACAGTGCTGAACCAAACATTGCTAAATACTGCTTTTCCTACTTTGATGCGTACATTTAATATTACAGCTTCTGATGTACAGTGGTTAACCACTGGTTTTTTATTAGTAAATGGGATTATGATCCCGATTACTGCTTGGATGATTAATAAATTTAGTTCTAAAAAGTTATATTTATTTGCGATGTCCGTCTTTTTGATTGGTACAATCACTTGTTTTATGGCACCTGTTTTTCCAGTGCTTTTAATAGGACGGCTGATACAAGCGGCTGGAGTAGGTATCTCTATGCCATTATTACAAAATATCATGTATACAATTTATCCTCCGGAACGTCGGGGAGCAGCTATGGGAATGGTAGGTATTGTTATAGCTTTAGCTCCAGCTTTGGGACCTACACTATCTGGCTGGGTAATTGATCATTATTCTTGGCGTCAATTATTTGGTATTGTGATTCCAATTGTGATTTTAGTACTCATTTTATCCTTTTTCTTAATGCGTAGTGTCATTCCATTATCAAAACCTAAAATTGACTTTTTGTCAGTGATATTATCTACTATAGGATTTGGTTCTTTATTATATGGTTTTTCTAGTGTTGGAAATAACGGATGGGCAAGCTTTGAAGTTATTGGCTTTATTGGACTTGGAGCTATTGTTCTAGTCTTTTTTGTTTGGCGTCAGCTACATATCGAAAATCCGCTATTAGAATTGCGTGTGTTTAAATCATCTACCTTTACTTTAGCTGCTATTCTTGCTGGGGTAACAAATATGGCGATGATTGGTGTATCAATGGTAGTTCCAATGTATATTCAAAATATTCGTGGTGAATCCGCGCTTCAATCTGGTTTAATGTTACTTCCAGGAGCTCTTGTTATTGGAGTTATGAATCCAATTACTGGTTCAATTTTTGATAAGCATGGGGCTAAACGTTTAGCTGTTATAGGGATGTTTATTTTAAGTTGTTCAACTGTGCCTTTTGCCTTTTTGACAGAGAGTACGCCTGCTGCCTATATTATTATTTTGTATGTCGTACGAATGTTTGGCATTTCAATGGTAATGATGCCAGTCACAACTTCAGGAATGAATTCACTGCCTGCTAAACTAATTAGTCATGGGACTGCGGTCAATAATACTTTTCGACAAGTGGCTAGTTCCATTGGCACAGCTATTTTAATTAGTGTTTTGACGAACGTGACCAATAGTAATTTACCAAAAGAAAGTACGTTACAAAAAACGCCTTTAGCTTACGCACAAGAAGCTTTAGATGCTACTTTATCAGGTTATCAAGCTGCTTTTGGGGTAGCTATCCTATTTTGTGTTGTTGGCTTTGGATTAACCTTTTTCATTAAAAGAACGTCAAAAAGTAAGGAGGCATATGTATGA
- a CDS encoding DUF4811 domain-containing protein has product MIFAILILSAVAMAFLFILSQKTWKRAFSFVFAIFFLLSIGLIVANFNQHFGMKQVAHSQTVDLVSSVGQEDTDALLYKPLGDGTEKIYLYKTEDMEKPKSAGSQQVENHVSQDAEQAQLTTKRTEWVYKNNFYRLLFGLSGNNHEFIKQENQFELPSDWEILSTEK; this is encoded by the coding sequence ATGATTTTTGCCATTCTTATTTTAAGCGCGGTAGCTATGGCCTTTTTATTTATTTTGTCGCAAAAAACTTGGAAGCGAGCATTTTCTTTTGTATTTGCCATTTTCTTTCTTCTAAGCATTGGACTTATCGTAGCCAATTTCAACCAACATTTTGGGATGAAGCAAGTAGCTCATAGCCAAACAGTAGATTTGGTATCCTCAGTAGGGCAAGAAGATACAGATGCATTACTTTACAAACCTCTGGGCGATGGAACAGAAAAAATTTATTTATATAAAACAGAGGACATGGAAAAACCTAAATCAGCTGGTAGTCAGCAAGTAGAAAACCATGTAAGTCAAGACGCTGAACAAGCGCAACTGACAACAAAAAGAACTGAATGGGTTTATAAAAATAATTTTTATCGATTACTGTTTGGTCTTTCGGGAAATAATCACGAATTTATTAAACAAGAAAATCAGTTTGAATTACCTTCTGACTGGGAAATATTAAGTACTGAAAAATAA
- a CDS encoding NAD-dependent succinate-semialdehyde dehydrogenase, protein MAYKTINPYTNEVVKEYSNTTDQELEEALQIGKDLYEKFKTQLVKERGKILHDVAAKIREQADELARACTIDMGKLFTEAQGEVELCAVIADWFADHSEEMLKPEPVETSANGTAEIQHHATGVLVMVEPWNFPYYQIMRVFAPNFMVGNPMILKHASNTPTSAKMMADIIIEAGAPKGSIAHLFLTYDQVTNAIEDPRVQGVALTGSERGGEAVAQAAGKNLKKTTMELGGMDPFVVLDDANMDDVSDIAWRSRLYNAGQECTSSKRFIVMENVYDEFVERLKENFSKVQPGDPLDPKTTLAPMNTKKAKEDLQEQVDEAIKAGAKVEYGNEAIDLPGQFFMPTILTNIDKDNPAHSTELFGPVAVVYKVSTEKEAIELANDSSYGLGGIVFAGDSEHGAEVASQIETGMVFVNNFRYSLPELPFGGVKRSGYGREMSRLGQMAFVNEKLIVKADRPDMNNLAGGLVATDPE, encoded by the coding sequence TTGGCATATAAAACAATAAATCCGTATACAAACGAAGTAGTAAAAGAATATTCAAATACAACAGATCAAGAACTAGAAGAAGCTTTGCAAATTGGAAAAGACTTGTATGAAAAGTTTAAAACCCAACTAGTTAAAGAACGAGGAAAAATTTTACACGATGTTGCCGCTAAAATTCGGGAGCAAGCTGATGAATTAGCGCGTGCTTGTACTATCGATATGGGGAAATTATTCACTGAAGCTCAAGGCGAGGTCGAACTATGTGCGGTTATTGCTGACTGGTTTGCAGATCACAGTGAAGAAATGTTAAAACCAGAACCCGTTGAAACTAGCGCAAACGGTACGGCAGAAATTCAACACCACGCTACGGGTGTTCTAGTGATGGTAGAACCATGGAATTTCCCATATTATCAAATTATGCGTGTATTTGCTCCCAACTTTATGGTAGGTAACCCTATGATACTAAAACATGCTTCAAATACTCCAACTTCTGCAAAAATGATGGCAGATATTATTATTGAAGCAGGAGCCCCTAAGGGTTCGATTGCTCATTTGTTCTTAACTTATGACCAAGTAACTAATGCCATTGAAGATCCACGGGTTCAAGGTGTAGCGTTAACTGGTTCTGAACGTGGTGGAGAAGCAGTAGCTCAAGCTGCTGGTAAAAACTTGAAGAAAACCACTATGGAACTAGGAGGTATGGATCCATTTGTAGTTTTAGATGACGCTAACATGGATGATGTTTCAGACATTGCTTGGCGTTCGCGTCTATATAACGCCGGCCAAGAATGTACTTCTTCCAAGCGTTTTATAGTAATGGAAAATGTATACGATGAATTTGTTGAACGTTTGAAAGAAAACTTTAGCAAAGTTCAACCAGGAGACCCACTAGATCCGAAAACAACATTAGCTCCCATGAATACTAAAAAAGCAAAAGAAGATCTGCAAGAACAAGTGGATGAAGCAATAAAAGCAGGAGCTAAAGTAGAATATGGAAATGAAGCAATTGATTTACCAGGACAATTCTTTATGCCAACCATTTTGACAAACATTGATAAAGATAATCCGGCTCATTCTACCGAATTATTTGGTCCGGTAGCGGTAGTGTATAAAGTTTCAACTGAAAAAGAAGCTATCGAACTAGCAAATGATTCTTCTTATGGACTAGGTGGCATCGTATTTGCTGGAGATAGTGAACACGGGGCTGAAGTTGCTTCTCAAATTGAAACAGGTATGGTTTTTGTTAATAACTTTAGATATTCCCTACCTGAATTACCGTTTGGTGGGGTAAAACGTTCTGGCTATGGCAGAGAAATGAGTCGTTTAGGACAAATGGCTTTTGTAAATGAAAAACTAATTGTAAAAGCAGATAGACCGGATATGAATAACCTTGCTGGAGGATTAGTTGCAACTGATCCAGAATAA
- a CDS encoding MFS transporter, whose protein sequence is MSRYQRKVLFSTASGIALENMDIMFLSFSLSSIISTFGLSGTQAGLIATITNLGMLIGGIFFGLIADKYGRVKVFSQTVLLFSLASLLMFFASNIYLVYLFRFIAGIGAGGEYGACMSLISESFSKKHLGRASSIAGIGAQVGAMLAAILASLVIPVLGWRMLYVIGVFPVLMVLFIRRGLKEPEAFAKRQDEEKKTRLTDLFAGGKMSWQTIGLTLMVTVQIAGYFGLMNWLPSIMQEQLGLSVAGSSVWMVSTIVGMCLGMLTFGTIMDKLGPRLSFTIFLIFSSLAVYLLIMATGQITLTLAAVVVGYFINGMYGGYGAVISSLYPTQIRATANNFIMNAGRAIGGFSSIIIGFLMDYYNLNAVILFLSSIYLVSLVVLMTIPGVKSLKAPKQTSNTKYEKSHSV, encoded by the coding sequence ATGTCACGCTATCAGCGTAAGGTACTATTTTCAACTGCTTCAGGCATCGCACTAGAGAATATGGATATTATGTTTTTATCTTTTTCTTTATCTTCAATTATCTCAACTTTTGGTCTTAGTGGCACACAAGCCGGTTTGATTGCTACGATTACCAATTTAGGGATGTTAATTGGAGGTATTTTTTTTGGACTTATCGCAGATAAATATGGCCGAGTTAAAGTTTTTTCACAAACAGTACTCTTATTTTCATTAGCTTCTTTGTTGATGTTTTTTGCCTCTAATATCTACTTGGTCTATCTTTTCCGTTTTATTGCAGGGATCGGAGCTGGCGGAGAATATGGTGCTTGTATGTCGTTAATTTCAGAATCTTTTTCCAAAAAACACTTGGGGCGAGCTTCTTCAATCGCAGGTATTGGTGCACAAGTAGGAGCTATGTTGGCAGCAATATTGGCTTCTTTGGTTATACCTGTGCTAGGTTGGCGCATGCTTTATGTTATTGGCGTTTTCCCTGTGTTAATGGTACTTTTTATACGACGTGGCTTAAAAGAACCAGAAGCTTTTGCTAAAAGACAAGATGAGGAAAAAAAGACGCGATTGACTGACTTGTTCGCCGGGGGCAAAATGAGTTGGCAGACAATTGGACTCACACTAATGGTTACAGTACAAATTGCCGGTTACTTTGGATTAATGAATTGGCTACCTTCGATTATGCAAGAACAGCTCGGTTTATCTGTTGCAGGTTCTTCTGTATGGATGGTAAGCACGATCGTTGGTATGTGTTTGGGCATGTTAACGTTTGGAACGATTATGGATAAGTTAGGGCCAAGGCTGTCTTTTACTATTTTTCTTATTTTTTCTTCTTTGGCTGTATATTTATTAATCATGGCTACAGGACAAATAACTTTGACGTTAGCAGCTGTTGTTGTTGGCTATTTTATTAACGGGATGTATGGCGGTTATGGGGCTGTGATTAGTTCGTTGTATCCTACTCAAATCCGGGCCACGGCTAATAACTTTATTATGAACGCAGGACGTGCTATTGGTGGTTTTTCTTCGATTATTATCGGTTTTTTAATGGATTATTATAATTTAAATGCTGTCATATTGTTTTTGAGTAGTATCTATCTTGTTAGCTTAGTTGTTCTAATGACTATCCCTGGGGTAAAATCATTAAAAGCGCCAAAACAAACATCTAATACAAAATATGAAAAAAGTCATAGTGTTTAA
- a CDS encoding VanZ family protein, translating to MLKKARKNGNLYFVLALGIMAILFYSSAQTYETQSQISLLERVLSNEPFKETLNNVSFKYADDVVSIEEKGYFSFVEFFIRKLAHFGTYFLLSASFFLSLLPKIKVVGFAAFFSWLSATGYAGIDEFHQMLTQDRTPLFQDVMLDSFGALTAILLCCLIFARKKRRAL from the coding sequence ATGTTAAAAAAAGCTAGAAAAAACGGGAATTTGTATTTTGTGTTAGCATTAGGGATTATGGCTATTTTATTTTATAGTTCAGCGCAAACTTATGAAACACAATCACAGATTAGTTTATTGGAACGAGTACTTTCAAATGAACCTTTCAAAGAAACGTTGAACAATGTTTCTTTTAAGTATGCTGATGATGTAGTCAGTATAGAAGAAAAAGGTTATTTTTCCTTTGTGGAATTTTTTATACGTAAGTTAGCACATTTTGGTACTTATTTTTTGTTAAGTGCTAGTTTTTTCTTAAGTTTATTGCCTAAGATAAAAGTAGTTGGTTTTGCGGCGTTTTTTAGCTGGCTTTCAGCTACAGGTTATGCAGGAATAGATGAGTTTCATCAGATGCTAACCCAAGATCGTACACCGTTATTTCAAGATGTGATGCTCGATTCTTTTGGAGCCTTGACCGCTATTTTGTTGTGTTGTTTAATTTTTGCTAGGAAGAAGAGGCGAGCCTTGTAA